In Zonotrichia leucophrys gambelii isolate GWCS_2022_RI unplaced genomic scaffold, RI_Zleu_2.0 Scaffold_438_42387, whole genome shotgun sequence, one genomic interval encodes:
- the LOC135441704 gene encoding olfactory receptor 14J1-like codes for MSNSSSIRHFLLLALADTQQLQLLHFCLLLGISLAALLGNGLIISAIPCGHHLHMPMFFFLLNLALSDLGSICTTVPKAMHNSLWDTRNISYSGCAAQLFFFLFFISAEYFLLTVMCYDCYVSICKPLHYGTLLGSRACAHMAEAAWASAFLNALLHTANTFSLPLCHGNTLGQFFCEIPQLLKLSCSKFFLRKLGVSVFTTFFAFGCFVFIVFSYVQIFRAVLRIPSEQGRHKAFSTCLPHLAMISLFVSTSFFAYLKPPSISSPSLDLAVSVLYSVVPPALNPLIYSLRNQKLKDALRKMMTSCF; via the coding sequence atgtccaacagcagctccatccggcacttcctcctgctggcattggcagacacgcagcagctgcagctcctgcacttctgcctcttgctgggcatctccctggctgccctcctgggcaacggcctcatcatcagcgccataccctgcggccaccacctgcacatgcccatgttcttcttcctgctcaatctggccctcagcgacctgggctccatctgcaccactgtccccaaagccatgcacaattccctctgggacaccaggaacatctcctactcaggatgtgctgcacagctctttttctttctattcttcaTTTCAGCAGAGTATTTTCTCTTGACCGTCATGTGCTACGACtgctacgtgtccatctgcaaacccctgcactacgggaccctcctgggcagcagagcttgtgcccacatggcagaagctgcctgggccagtgcctttctcaatgctctgctgcacacagccaatacattttccctgcccctgtgccatggcaatacCCTGGgtcagttcttctgtgaaatcccacagctcctcaagctctcctgctcaaaATTCTTCCTCAGGAAACTTGGAGTTTCTGTTTTCACTACCTTCTTTgcatttggttgttttgtgttcattgttttctcctatgtgcagatcttcagggctgtgctgaggatcccctctgagcagggacggcacaaagccttttccacctgcctccctcaccttgCCATGATCTCCCTGTTTGTCAGTACCTCATtttttgcctacctgaagcccccctccatctcctccccatccctggatctggcagtgtcagttctgtactcggtggtgcctccagccctgaatcccctcatctacagcctgagaaACCAGAAGCTCAAGGATGCTCTGAGGAAAATGATGACTAGCTGCTTTTGA